One stretch of Malus domestica chromosome 14, GDT2T_hap1 DNA includes these proteins:
- the LOC103455497 gene encoding kinesin-like protein KIN-14P isoform X3, with protein MDSASNYSRKENGGTSSSSVPATGNSFEQVVNGNDETEVYIAGKRRAYLVEWLNSLVPNLGLPTAASDEDLRSCLIDGTVLCWILNKLRPGLVDENLVPPSEKVARFLAAMDALGLPKFDMSDLEKGCMKAVTECLLTLKAQFMPNVMGYGVSITSPTTKSGSQSSRVQLPPLSVDDMRKVLSESKFHRALRSPVMSGETSPLLMHHVGHKFHEVFQLKQGGYADLPAAKISEMMKPNSLDNAPTQSLLSVVNGILDESVERKNGEIPQRVSCLLRKVVQEIERRISTQAEHLRTQNNLFKAREEKYQSRIRVLETLASGTSEESELIMNHLQQIKNERTRMEAKKKTDDEDVIRLMKEKDQCNLEISGLRQELDIAKKTYDLRCLQMETEAKGARAELEERTKELERLLAASRSKVKELQENSESKHQSNKSELEERVKELERSLAESRNKVKELEASSESKYQFSKAELEGRIKELERLLADSRNEAKQLSANSESKYKSWTKKLRVYQSSMDLQLGSLKELRLSSESIKQEVLTAGQNYAVNFNHLGVKLQALADASENYHALLAENRKLFNEIQDLRGNIRVFCRIRPFLPGQKEKKTSVEHIGENGELVVADRSKPGKEGHRLFKFNKVYGSDATQAEVYADTQPLIRSVLDGYNVCICAYGQTGSGKTYTMTGPNQATKENWGVNYRALNDLFDISQCRKGSITYEIGVQMVEIYNEQVRDLLSSDGAQKKLGIMTHSQPNGLAVPDASMHPVESTSDVIKLMGIGFKNRAVSATALNERSSRSHSVVTVHVRGKDLKTGSALIGNLHLVDLAGSERVDRSEVTGDRLKEAQHINKSLSSLGDVIFALAQKSPHVPYRNSKLTQVLQSSLGGQAKTLMFVQLNPDASSFSESLSTLKFAERAAGVELGAAKSNKEGRDVRELMEQVASLKDTIAKKDGEIERLQLLDGHSEKRGTSSFSTHKLQKSMHDIKQQNDFLGQSSKIAGGDDIGQNKPTDHAENLASGDADSEGKLSDLSDGGLSAGTETDGSTDSMNYPESTKSDPSERPKRISRIPRPSLKPGTTSSPSASGSKSAAKVPSGMRKSNSSSSLKPVAKSWK; from the exons TAGAATGGTTAAATAGTTTAGTTCCTAATCTAGGTTTACCAACAGCTGCTTCTGATGAGGACTTGAGATCGTGCTTGATCGATGGTACTGTTTTATGTTGGATATTGAACAAGCTTAGACCTGGTCTTGTTGATGAG AACTTGGTTCCACCCTCGGAAAAAGTTGCAAGGTTTCTGGCAGCTATGGATGCGCTAGGGCTGCCGAAGTTTGATATGTCCGACCTAGAGAAG GGTTGTATGAAGGCTGTCACAGAATGTCTTTTAACACTTAAAGCACAATTTATGCCAAATGTCATGGGTTATGGTGTATCTATAACTAGTCCGACGACTAAATCTGGCAGCCAATCTTCCCGTGTCCAGCTTCCTCCATTATCTGTAGATGACATGCGGAAGGTCTTGTCTGAGTCAAAATTTCATCGCGCATTGCGTAGTCCTGTTATGTCAGGAG AGACGTCACCTTTACTCATGCATCATGTCGGACATAAGTTCCACGAGGTGTTTCAGTTGAAGCAAGGAGGCTACGCGGATCTTCCTGCTGCGAaaatttcagaaatgatgaaaccAAACAGTTTAGAT AACGCTCCAACGCAGTCACTTTTGAGTGTCGTAAATGGAATCCTCGATGAAAGTGTTGAAAGAAAGAATGGTGAAATACCCCAG CGTGTGTCTTGTCTTCTGCGAAAAGTTGTCCAGGAGATTGAGCGGCGAATATCAACTCAAGCGGAGCATTTAAGAACT CAAAACAACCTTTTTAAGGCtcgtgaagagaaataccagtCAAGAATCCGAGTACTTGAAACACTTGCATCCGGAACCAGTGAGGAAAGTGAG CTTATCATGAACCATCTTCAGCAAATAAAG AATGAGAGAACCCGAATGGAAGCAAAGAAGAAAACCGATGATGAGGATGTGATCAGATTAATGAAAGAGAAGGATCAATGCAACCTTGAAATTTCAGGATTGAGGCAAGAGTTGGATATAGCGAAAAAGACATATGACCTGCGTTGCTTGCAAATGGAAACGGAAGCAAAAGGTGCTAGAGCGGAGCTTGAAGAGAGGACAAAAGAACTTGAACGTCTCTTGGCAGCGTCGAGGAGTAAGGTGAAGGAGCTCCAGGAAAATTCCGAGTCAAAACATCAGTCTAATAAATCAGAACTTGAAGAGAGAGTAAAAGAACTTGAACGTTCTTTGGCAGAATCAAGGAATAAAGTGAAAGAACTCGAGGCAAGTTCCGAGTCCAAATATCAGTTTTCTAAAGCAGAGCTAGAAGGGAGAATAAAAGAACTTGAACGCCTCTTGGCAGATTCAAGGAATGAGGCGAAGCAGCTTTCAGCGAATTCAGAGTCGAAATATAAAAGTTGGACCAAGAAACTGCGTGTTTACCAGAGCTCTATGGATCTTCAACTTGGTTCACTAAAG GAATTAAGGTTATCTTCAGAATCCATTAAGCAAGAAGTTTTGACGGCAGGACAGAATTACGCGGTGAACTTTAATCACTTAG GAGTGAAGCTTCAAGCATTAGCAGACGCGTCCGAGAACTATCATGCACTTCTCGCTGAAAATAGGAAGTTATTTAATGAAATTCAGGATTTAAGAG GAAACATCAGAGTCTTCTGTCGAATAAGACCATTTCTGCCTggacaaaaggaaaagaagacatcGGTAGAACATATTGGTGAAAATGGGGAACTGGTAGTTGCAGACCGCTCCAAACCAGGGAAAGAGGGTCATCGATTGTTCAAGTTTAATAAGGTCTATGGTTCAGATGCAACTCAAG CTGAAGTATACGCTGACACACAACCGTTGATACGATCTGTGCTTGATGGATACAATGTTTGTATTTGTGCTTATGGTCAAACTGGATCCGGGAAAACCTACACGATG ACTGGTCCTAATCAAGCAACTAAAGAGAACTGGGGGGTCAACTACCGGGCCTTAAACGACCTTTTTGACATCTCTCAATGTAGAAAAGGCTCCATTACATATGAAATTGGAGTCCAAATGGTTGAAATATACAACGAACAGGTGCGCGATTTGCTATCCAGTGATGGCGCTCAGAAGAA ACTTGGGATTATGACCCACTCTCAACCCAACGGGTTAGCTGTGCCAGATGCTAGCATGCACCCCGTGGAATCAACCTCAGATGTAATAAAATTGATGGGAATTGGGTTTAAGAACCGAGCTGTTAGTGCCACTGCTTTAAACGAAAGAAGTAGTCGCTCTCATAG TGTTGTTACAGTACATGTACGTGGGAAGGATTTGAAGACTGGTTCCGCTTTGATTGGTAACCTTCATCTTGTAGATCTCGCGGGAAGTGAAAGAGTAGACCGTTCTGAGGTAACAGGAGATAGGCTCAAGGAAGCACAACATATAAACAAATCATTATCTTCTCTTGGAGATGTCATATTTGCTCTTGCACAAAAGAGCCCTCATGTACCTTACAGAAATAGCAAGCTCACTCAAGTCCTTCAAAGCTCTCTCG GTGGGCAAGCAAAAACGCTTATGTTTGTGCAGCTAAATCCTGACGCAAGTTCATTTTCCGAAAGTTTAAGTACTCTAAAGTTTGCTGAGAGGGCTGCCGGAGTTGAGTTGGGGGCTGCAAAAAGCAACAAAGAGGGCCGGGATGTTAGGGAATTAATGGAACAG GTAGCGTCTCTCAAAGACACGATTGCTAAGAAGGATGGCGAGATTGAGCGATTGCAATTACTTGATGGCCACAGTGAGAAGCGTGGGACGAGCTCATTTAG TACTCATAAGCTCCAGAAGTCCATGCATGACATTAAACAGCAAAATGATTTCCTCGGGCAATCATCAAAGATTGCCGGAGGTGATGACATAGGTCAGAATAAACCTACAGATCATGCTGAGAACTTAGCATCTGGAGATGCAGATTCTGAGGGGAAATTAAGTGACTTATCTGACGGTGGTCTTTCTGCTGGAACAGAAACTGATGGCTCTACCGACAGCATGAATTATCCCGAAAGCACGAAATCTGACCCCTCGGAAAG GCCTAAAAGGATTAGTAGGATTCCGCGACCCTCGCTTAAACCAGGAACAACTTCTTCACCTTCGGCATCAGGATCAAAGAGCGCTGCGAAGGTACCGTCAG GCATGAGAAAAAGTAACAGTTCTTCGTCGCTGAAGCCGGTTGCGAAAAGTTGGAAATAA
- the LOC103455497 gene encoding kinesin-like protein KIN-14P isoform X5, which yields MDSASNYSRKENGGTSSSSVPATGNSFEQVVNGNDETEVYIAGKRRAYLVEWLNSLVPNLGLPTAASDEDLRSCLIDGTVLCWILNKLRPGLVDENLVPPSEKVARFLAAMDALGLPKFDMSDLEKGCMKAVTECLLTLKAQFMPNVMGYGVSITSPTTKSGSQSSRVQLPPLSVDDMRKVLSESKFHRALRSPVMSGETSPLLMHHVGHKFHEVFQLKQGGYADLPAAKISEMMKPNSLDNAPTQSLLSVVNGILDESVERKNGEIPQRVSCLLRKVVQEIERRISTQAEHLRTQNNLFKAREEKYQSRIRVLETLASGTSEESENERTRMEAKKKTDDEDVIRLMKEKDQCNLEISGLRQELDIAKKTYDLRCLQMETEAKGARAELEERTKELERLLAASRSKVKELQENSESKHQSNKSELEERVKELERSLAESRNKVKELEASSESKYQFSKAELEGRIKELERLLADSRNEAKQLSANSESKYKSWTKKLRVYQSSMDLQLGSLKELRLSSESIKQEVLTAGQNYAVNFNHLGVKLQALADASENYHALLAENRKLFNEIQDLRGNIRVFCRIRPFLPGQKEKKTSVEHIGENGELVVADRSKPGKEGHRLFKFNKVYGSDATQAEVYADTQPLIRSVLDGYNVCICAYGQTGSGKTYTMTGPNQATKENWGVNYRALNDLFDISQCRKGSITYEIGVQMVEIYNEQVRDLLSSDGAQKKLGIMTHSQPNGLAVPDASMHPVESTSDVIKLMGIGFKNRAVSATALNERSSRSHSVVTVHVRGKDLKTGSALIGNLHLVDLAGSERVDRSEVTGDRLKEAQHINKSLSSLGDVIFALAQKSPHVPYRNSKLTQVLQSSLGGQAKTLMFVQLNPDASSFSESLSTLKFAERAAGVELGAAKSNKEGRDVRELMEQVASLKDTIAKKDGEIERLQLLDGHSEKRGTSSFSTHKLQKSMHDIKQQNDFLGQSSKIAGGDDIGQNKPTDHAENLASGDADSEGKLSDLSDGGLSAGTETDGSTDSMNYPESTKSDPSERPKRISRIPRPSLKPGTTSSPSASGSKSAAKVPSGMRKSNSSSSLKPVAKSWK from the exons TAGAATGGTTAAATAGTTTAGTTCCTAATCTAGGTTTACCAACAGCTGCTTCTGATGAGGACTTGAGATCGTGCTTGATCGATGGTACTGTTTTATGTTGGATATTGAACAAGCTTAGACCTGGTCTTGTTGATGAG AACTTGGTTCCACCCTCGGAAAAAGTTGCAAGGTTTCTGGCAGCTATGGATGCGCTAGGGCTGCCGAAGTTTGATATGTCCGACCTAGAGAAG GGTTGTATGAAGGCTGTCACAGAATGTCTTTTAACACTTAAAGCACAATTTATGCCAAATGTCATGGGTTATGGTGTATCTATAACTAGTCCGACGACTAAATCTGGCAGCCAATCTTCCCGTGTCCAGCTTCCTCCATTATCTGTAGATGACATGCGGAAGGTCTTGTCTGAGTCAAAATTTCATCGCGCATTGCGTAGTCCTGTTATGTCAGGAG AGACGTCACCTTTACTCATGCATCATGTCGGACATAAGTTCCACGAGGTGTTTCAGTTGAAGCAAGGAGGCTACGCGGATCTTCCTGCTGCGAaaatttcagaaatgatgaaaccAAACAGTTTAGAT AACGCTCCAACGCAGTCACTTTTGAGTGTCGTAAATGGAATCCTCGATGAAAGTGTTGAAAGAAAGAATGGTGAAATACCCCAG CGTGTGTCTTGTCTTCTGCGAAAAGTTGTCCAGGAGATTGAGCGGCGAATATCAACTCAAGCGGAGCATTTAAGAACT CAAAACAACCTTTTTAAGGCtcgtgaagagaaataccagtCAAGAATCCGAGTACTTGAAACACTTGCATCCGGAACCAGTGAGGAAAGTGAG AATGAGAGAACCCGAATGGAAGCAAAGAAGAAAACCGATGATGAGGATGTGATCAGATTAATGAAAGAGAAGGATCAATGCAACCTTGAAATTTCAGGATTGAGGCAAGAGTTGGATATAGCGAAAAAGACATATGACCTGCGTTGCTTGCAAATGGAAACGGAAGCAAAAGGTGCTAGAGCGGAGCTTGAAGAGAGGACAAAAGAACTTGAACGTCTCTTGGCAGCGTCGAGGAGTAAGGTGAAGGAGCTCCAGGAAAATTCCGAGTCAAAACATCAGTCTAATAAATCAGAACTTGAAGAGAGAGTAAAAGAACTTGAACGTTCTTTGGCAGAATCAAGGAATAAAGTGAAAGAACTCGAGGCAAGTTCCGAGTCCAAATATCAGTTTTCTAAAGCAGAGCTAGAAGGGAGAATAAAAGAACTTGAACGCCTCTTGGCAGATTCAAGGAATGAGGCGAAGCAGCTTTCAGCGAATTCAGAGTCGAAATATAAAAGTTGGACCAAGAAACTGCGTGTTTACCAGAGCTCTATGGATCTTCAACTTGGTTCACTAAAG GAATTAAGGTTATCTTCAGAATCCATTAAGCAAGAAGTTTTGACGGCAGGACAGAATTACGCGGTGAACTTTAATCACTTAG GAGTGAAGCTTCAAGCATTAGCAGACGCGTCCGAGAACTATCATGCACTTCTCGCTGAAAATAGGAAGTTATTTAATGAAATTCAGGATTTAAGAG GAAACATCAGAGTCTTCTGTCGAATAAGACCATTTCTGCCTggacaaaaggaaaagaagacatcGGTAGAACATATTGGTGAAAATGGGGAACTGGTAGTTGCAGACCGCTCCAAACCAGGGAAAGAGGGTCATCGATTGTTCAAGTTTAATAAGGTCTATGGTTCAGATGCAACTCAAG CTGAAGTATACGCTGACACACAACCGTTGATACGATCTGTGCTTGATGGATACAATGTTTGTATTTGTGCTTATGGTCAAACTGGATCCGGGAAAACCTACACGATG ACTGGTCCTAATCAAGCAACTAAAGAGAACTGGGGGGTCAACTACCGGGCCTTAAACGACCTTTTTGACATCTCTCAATGTAGAAAAGGCTCCATTACATATGAAATTGGAGTCCAAATGGTTGAAATATACAACGAACAGGTGCGCGATTTGCTATCCAGTGATGGCGCTCAGAAGAA ACTTGGGATTATGACCCACTCTCAACCCAACGGGTTAGCTGTGCCAGATGCTAGCATGCACCCCGTGGAATCAACCTCAGATGTAATAAAATTGATGGGAATTGGGTTTAAGAACCGAGCTGTTAGTGCCACTGCTTTAAACGAAAGAAGTAGTCGCTCTCATAG TGTTGTTACAGTACATGTACGTGGGAAGGATTTGAAGACTGGTTCCGCTTTGATTGGTAACCTTCATCTTGTAGATCTCGCGGGAAGTGAAAGAGTAGACCGTTCTGAGGTAACAGGAGATAGGCTCAAGGAAGCACAACATATAAACAAATCATTATCTTCTCTTGGAGATGTCATATTTGCTCTTGCACAAAAGAGCCCTCATGTACCTTACAGAAATAGCAAGCTCACTCAAGTCCTTCAAAGCTCTCTCG GTGGGCAAGCAAAAACGCTTATGTTTGTGCAGCTAAATCCTGACGCAAGTTCATTTTCCGAAAGTTTAAGTACTCTAAAGTTTGCTGAGAGGGCTGCCGGAGTTGAGTTGGGGGCTGCAAAAAGCAACAAAGAGGGCCGGGATGTTAGGGAATTAATGGAACAG GTAGCGTCTCTCAAAGACACGATTGCTAAGAAGGATGGCGAGATTGAGCGATTGCAATTACTTGATGGCCACAGTGAGAAGCGTGGGACGAGCTCATTTAG TACTCATAAGCTCCAGAAGTCCATGCATGACATTAAACAGCAAAATGATTTCCTCGGGCAATCATCAAAGATTGCCGGAGGTGATGACATAGGTCAGAATAAACCTACAGATCATGCTGAGAACTTAGCATCTGGAGATGCAGATTCTGAGGGGAAATTAAGTGACTTATCTGACGGTGGTCTTTCTGCTGGAACAGAAACTGATGGCTCTACCGACAGCATGAATTATCCCGAAAGCACGAAATCTGACCCCTCGGAAAG GCCTAAAAGGATTAGTAGGATTCCGCGACCCTCGCTTAAACCAGGAACAACTTCTTCACCTTCGGCATCAGGATCAAAGAGCGCTGCGAAGGTACCGTCAG GCATGAGAAAAAGTAACAGTTCTTCGTCGCTGAAGCCGGTTGCGAAAAGTTGGAAATAA
- the LOC103455497 gene encoding kinesin-like protein KIN-14P isoform X2, which produces MDSASNYSRKENGGTSSSSVPATGNSFEQVVNGNDETEGKRRAYLVEWLNSLVPNLGLPTAASDEDLRSCLIDGTVLCWILNKLRPGLVDENLVPPSEKVARFLAAMDALGLPKFDMSDLEKGCMKAVTECLLTLKAQFMPNVMGYGVSITSPTTKSGSQSSRVQLPPLSVDDMRKVLSESKFHRALRSPVMSGETSPLLMHHVGHKFHEVFQLKQGGYADLPAAKISEMMKPNSLDHLLLQNAPTQSLLSVVNGILDESVERKNGEIPQRVSCLLRKVVQEIERRISTQAEHLRTQNNLFKAREEKYQSRIRVLETLASGTSEESELIMNHLQQIKNERTRMEAKKKTDDEDVIRLMKEKDQCNLEISGLRQELDIAKKTYDLRCLQMETEAKGARAELEERTKELERLLAASRSKVKELQENSESKHQSNKSELEERVKELERSLAESRNKVKELEASSESKYQFSKAELEGRIKELERLLADSRNEAKQLSANSESKYKSWTKKLRVYQSSMDLQLGSLKELRLSSESIKQEVLTAGQNYAVNFNHLGVKLQALADASENYHALLAENRKLFNEIQDLRGNIRVFCRIRPFLPGQKEKKTSVEHIGENGELVVADRSKPGKEGHRLFKFNKVYGSDATQAEVYADTQPLIRSVLDGYNVCICAYGQTGSGKTYTMTGPNQATKENWGVNYRALNDLFDISQCRKGSITYEIGVQMVEIYNEQVRDLLSSDGAQKKLGIMTHSQPNGLAVPDASMHPVESTSDVIKLMGIGFKNRAVSATALNERSSRSHSVVTVHVRGKDLKTGSALIGNLHLVDLAGSERVDRSEVTGDRLKEAQHINKSLSSLGDVIFALAQKSPHVPYRNSKLTQVLQSSLGGQAKTLMFVQLNPDASSFSESLSTLKFAERAAGVELGAAKSNKEGRDVRELMEQVASLKDTIAKKDGEIERLQLLDGHSEKRGTSSFSTHKLQKSMHDIKQQNDFLGQSSKIAGGDDIGQNKPTDHAENLASGDADSEGKLSDLSDGGLSAGTETDGSTDSMNYPESTKSDPSERPKRISRIPRPSLKPGTTSSPSASGSKSAAKVPSGMRKSNSSSSLKPVAKSWK; this is translated from the exons TAGAATGGTTAAATAGTTTAGTTCCTAATCTAGGTTTACCAACAGCTGCTTCTGATGAGGACTTGAGATCGTGCTTGATCGATGGTACTGTTTTATGTTGGATATTGAACAAGCTTAGACCTGGTCTTGTTGATGAG AACTTGGTTCCACCCTCGGAAAAAGTTGCAAGGTTTCTGGCAGCTATGGATGCGCTAGGGCTGCCGAAGTTTGATATGTCCGACCTAGAGAAG GGTTGTATGAAGGCTGTCACAGAATGTCTTTTAACACTTAAAGCACAATTTATGCCAAATGTCATGGGTTATGGTGTATCTATAACTAGTCCGACGACTAAATCTGGCAGCCAATCTTCCCGTGTCCAGCTTCCTCCATTATCTGTAGATGACATGCGGAAGGTCTTGTCTGAGTCAAAATTTCATCGCGCATTGCGTAGTCCTGTTATGTCAGGAG AGACGTCACCTTTACTCATGCATCATGTCGGACATAAGTTCCACGAGGTGTTTCAGTTGAAGCAAGGAGGCTACGCGGATCTTCCTGCTGCGAaaatttcagaaatgatgaaaccAAACAGTTTAGAT CATCTCTTGTTGCAGAACGCTCCAACGCAGTCACTTTTGAGTGTCGTAAATGGAATCCTCGATGAAAGTGTTGAAAGAAAGAATGGTGAAATACCCCAG CGTGTGTCTTGTCTTCTGCGAAAAGTTGTCCAGGAGATTGAGCGGCGAATATCAACTCAAGCGGAGCATTTAAGAACT CAAAACAACCTTTTTAAGGCtcgtgaagagaaataccagtCAAGAATCCGAGTACTTGAAACACTTGCATCCGGAACCAGTGAGGAAAGTGAG CTTATCATGAACCATCTTCAGCAAATAAAG AATGAGAGAACCCGAATGGAAGCAAAGAAGAAAACCGATGATGAGGATGTGATCAGATTAATGAAAGAGAAGGATCAATGCAACCTTGAAATTTCAGGATTGAGGCAAGAGTTGGATATAGCGAAAAAGACATATGACCTGCGTTGCTTGCAAATGGAAACGGAAGCAAAAGGTGCTAGAGCGGAGCTTGAAGAGAGGACAAAAGAACTTGAACGTCTCTTGGCAGCGTCGAGGAGTAAGGTGAAGGAGCTCCAGGAAAATTCCGAGTCAAAACATCAGTCTAATAAATCAGAACTTGAAGAGAGAGTAAAAGAACTTGAACGTTCTTTGGCAGAATCAAGGAATAAAGTGAAAGAACTCGAGGCAAGTTCCGAGTCCAAATATCAGTTTTCTAAAGCAGAGCTAGAAGGGAGAATAAAAGAACTTGAACGCCTCTTGGCAGATTCAAGGAATGAGGCGAAGCAGCTTTCAGCGAATTCAGAGTCGAAATATAAAAGTTGGACCAAGAAACTGCGTGTTTACCAGAGCTCTATGGATCTTCAACTTGGTTCACTAAAG GAATTAAGGTTATCTTCAGAATCCATTAAGCAAGAAGTTTTGACGGCAGGACAGAATTACGCGGTGAACTTTAATCACTTAG GAGTGAAGCTTCAAGCATTAGCAGACGCGTCCGAGAACTATCATGCACTTCTCGCTGAAAATAGGAAGTTATTTAATGAAATTCAGGATTTAAGAG GAAACATCAGAGTCTTCTGTCGAATAAGACCATTTCTGCCTggacaaaaggaaaagaagacatcGGTAGAACATATTGGTGAAAATGGGGAACTGGTAGTTGCAGACCGCTCCAAACCAGGGAAAGAGGGTCATCGATTGTTCAAGTTTAATAAGGTCTATGGTTCAGATGCAACTCAAG CTGAAGTATACGCTGACACACAACCGTTGATACGATCTGTGCTTGATGGATACAATGTTTGTATTTGTGCTTATGGTCAAACTGGATCCGGGAAAACCTACACGATG ACTGGTCCTAATCAAGCAACTAAAGAGAACTGGGGGGTCAACTACCGGGCCTTAAACGACCTTTTTGACATCTCTCAATGTAGAAAAGGCTCCATTACATATGAAATTGGAGTCCAAATGGTTGAAATATACAACGAACAGGTGCGCGATTTGCTATCCAGTGATGGCGCTCAGAAGAA ACTTGGGATTATGACCCACTCTCAACCCAACGGGTTAGCTGTGCCAGATGCTAGCATGCACCCCGTGGAATCAACCTCAGATGTAATAAAATTGATGGGAATTGGGTTTAAGAACCGAGCTGTTAGTGCCACTGCTTTAAACGAAAGAAGTAGTCGCTCTCATAG TGTTGTTACAGTACATGTACGTGGGAAGGATTTGAAGACTGGTTCCGCTTTGATTGGTAACCTTCATCTTGTAGATCTCGCGGGAAGTGAAAGAGTAGACCGTTCTGAGGTAACAGGAGATAGGCTCAAGGAAGCACAACATATAAACAAATCATTATCTTCTCTTGGAGATGTCATATTTGCTCTTGCACAAAAGAGCCCTCATGTACCTTACAGAAATAGCAAGCTCACTCAAGTCCTTCAAAGCTCTCTCG GTGGGCAAGCAAAAACGCTTATGTTTGTGCAGCTAAATCCTGACGCAAGTTCATTTTCCGAAAGTTTAAGTACTCTAAAGTTTGCTGAGAGGGCTGCCGGAGTTGAGTTGGGGGCTGCAAAAAGCAACAAAGAGGGCCGGGATGTTAGGGAATTAATGGAACAG GTAGCGTCTCTCAAAGACACGATTGCTAAGAAGGATGGCGAGATTGAGCGATTGCAATTACTTGATGGCCACAGTGAGAAGCGTGGGACGAGCTCATTTAG TACTCATAAGCTCCAGAAGTCCATGCATGACATTAAACAGCAAAATGATTTCCTCGGGCAATCATCAAAGATTGCCGGAGGTGATGACATAGGTCAGAATAAACCTACAGATCATGCTGAGAACTTAGCATCTGGAGATGCAGATTCTGAGGGGAAATTAAGTGACTTATCTGACGGTGGTCTTTCTGCTGGAACAGAAACTGATGGCTCTACCGACAGCATGAATTATCCCGAAAGCACGAAATCTGACCCCTCGGAAAG GCCTAAAAGGATTAGTAGGATTCCGCGACCCTCGCTTAAACCAGGAACAACTTCTTCACCTTCGGCATCAGGATCAAAGAGCGCTGCGAAGGTACCGTCAG GCATGAGAAAAAGTAACAGTTCTTCGTCGCTGAAGCCGGTTGCGAAAAGTTGGAAATAA